The genomic window CCCCACCAATTATCAACTGATCCTATAAAAACTCTATTTCTCCAATAATTATACATTTGGCTTATAATTAATCGAATTTAACAACATGACTTTTCGGAAGAAAAGCTTGCTTACGGAATTTCTTTTTGAAATTCTCGCCTGTTTTTGTATGTCCTAGGTGATAAAAATGGAAGGTGTGGCAAATATCGATAATATCAATTTGCTACACCTTCCATTTTATATCAATTACGAAAACTATTCTTCTTTTTACCGGCTCATCAAGAAAGATTTGAATCCCTCGAAATCTTTTGCCAGCTCGATGCTTTGCTTGGTTCCTTCCATGAAGGCTTTCAGTTTCGCCGGGATCTCGATATCTGCCTCCAATATCTTATCGACCGTTCCTTTGAATTTGGCGGGATGGGCGGTCTCGAGGAATAGACCCGTCTCGGTCTCGCTTAGGTCGCTGTCTAGTAATCCTTGGTAGCCACAGGCTCCGTGTGGGTCGAGGATATATCCCGTCTCTTTATAGACGGCTCGCATCGTAGAGGCGATTTCCTCGTCCGTATAGCGATGTCCGGAGATCAGTGCGCATATTTCTTTATGGGGATCATTGAATGCGCCGAATAGGTCGATGATACGGGCGAAATTACTCGGATCGCCTACATCCATGGCGTTCGCTAGGGTGGCGACTGATGGGCGGGGTGTATAAGTTCCTGTATTTAGGTATTCCAAGAATACGTCGTTACGGTTGTTTGCCGCTACGAAACGCTTGATAGGGAGCCCCATCCAATAGGCGAACAATCCGGCGGTGATGTTTCCGAAATTACCGCTCGGCACGCAAACGACCAGCTCGTCCGCTTTTCCCAGCTTGTCCAGCTGAGCGTAAGCGTTGAAATAGTAGAACGATTGGGGCAAGAAACGGGCTACGTTGATGGAGTTCGCCGAGGTCAGTTTCATATGACGGTTTAATTCCTCGTCCATAAAGGCGGATTTAACCAGCGCTTGGCAATCGTCGAACGTGCCGTCTATCTCCAATGCCGTGATGTTCTGTCCTAATGTCGTGAACTGGCATTCCTGTATCGGGCTGACCTTTCCCTTGGGATAAAGCACATACACGTGAATGCCCGGGACACCTAGGAATCCGTTGGCGACGGCGCTTCCCGTATCGCCGGAAGTAGCTACCAATACGTTTACTTGCTTCAATCCCTCTTTCTTTATGAAATAACCGAGCAGACGAGCCATGAAGCGCCCTCCTACATCCTTAAAGGCCAATGTAGGCCCGTGAAATAACTCCAAGCTATAGATATTATCCTTTACGGGTACCACCGGGGTCTCGAAGGAGAGCGTATCTTTTACGATACCGTCCAATACCTCCGGCTCGATGTCTTCCCCGAAGAACATCTGAGCTACCGTGCAGGCGATCTCGTGGAAGGACTGGTTCTTCATGTTGGCTATCACCTCCTCGTCCAAGGAGTCGATATACTCGGGCATATATAATCCCTTATCGCCGGCCAGACCTTTTACGACGGCCTCTTCTAGGCTGGCTACAGGGGCTTGTTTGTTTGTGCTGTAATATTTCATGCTCTAATCGTTTAGAAATTCTTTTATAAATTGATCTTTTTCCAGTATGCCATATTTGCCGTTTGATACGGAGAACTCATCAAATGTGGTAACGGAGTCGGGTTGCTCGCCCGGCTTGTAAATCAGGAATGGAACCGGGGTATTCGTATGCGTACGTATGGAGCAAGGAGTAGGGTGGTCCGGAAGGATAGCGATCGCTACCGGCTCGTCCCATTTTTGCGTTTCCTCGTGGATGATACGTACGGCACGGTCGTCCAGATACTCTATCGTCTTGATCTTTAAGTCTACGTCTCCTTCATGCCCGGCCTCGTCGCTAGCCTCGATATGTAGGTAGACGAAGTCGTTTGTCTTGAGGGCCTCAAGGGCGGCGTGCGCTTTTCCCTCGTAGTTCGTGTCGTATAATCCGGTAGCTCCCTCTACGTGAAGCACCTCGAGGCCGGCGTAAACGCCGATTCCCCGGATGAGATCGACGGCGGAGATCACGGAGCCTTTCCCGAAGCCGTACATCTCCCGCATCGTTCGCATGGCCGGACGGTAGCCCGGAGACCAAGGCCAGATACTGTTCGCCGGATCTTTCCCCGCTGCCATACGTTTGAGGTTCACCGGGTGATCCTTTAAGATCTCTTGGGACTTGAGGATTAATTCGTTTAATAAATCGGCGGTCTCTCGTGCTTCCGGAACTTCCGGTTTTATCATTAAAGGCCGGAAAGGATGGAGGGGTACGTCGTGTGGTGGCGTGCAATCCAGATGCTTATCGCCTCCTTTGATTACCAATAGGTGGCGGTAGGAGACACCTGTATAGAACTTGACATGGTCGGAACCTAATCGCTCGTTCAGGCATTGGATCAACTCGTCCGCTTCCTCCGTGGAGATATGGCCGGAAGAGTGATTCTTCAAGATGTCGCCTTCTACGCAGATTAAGTTACAACGCATCGCCATCTCGCCGGGCTGCAGGGCGACGCCTATACTGGCGGCTTCCAATACACCCCGTCCCTCGTATACGGAGGGCAGGTCATAGCCTAATACCGCCATGTTCGCGACCTCGCTACCGGGATGGAAACCATCCGCTACGGTTTTCATCTGCCCGGTTACTCCCAGTTCCGCCAATTTATCCATATAAGGAGTCTTGGCGTATTGCATCGGGGTCTTGCCTCCCAGAGCCTCTATCGGCTCGTCGGCCATTCCATCGCCTAAAATGATAATGTGCTTCATACCTATCGAATATTAGCAATGGATATGATGTCGGCGAATACGCCTGCGGCTGTCACGTCGGCTCCGGCACCATATCCCTTGATGATCATTGGATATTCATGATATCTCTCGGTGGAGATCATGATAATATTGTTGCTGCCCTCCAGTTCATAGAACGGATGGTGGCTGTCTACGGCTTGTAGGCCTACCTCGCAAGCGCCGTTCTCCATCTTCGCCACGAAACGGAAGCGTTTGCCTTCCGCTTCCAGTAGCTGGCGTTTCTCCTCGAAACCGGCATCTGTATCCTTGATATTCTTCCAGAAGTCCTCAAGGGAACCCTCGAAGTACTTTTCCGGGATGAACAGGTTCCGTTTTACGTCGGCTTGCTCCACCGGATAACCGGCCTCACGGGCCAAGATAACCAGCTTACGGATTACGTCTTTGCCGCTAAGGTCGATACGTGGGTCCGGCTCGGCGTATCCGGCTTCCTTTGCCATATGGATCGCCTCGCTGAAAGGAATATCGGCGCTGATCGTATTAAAGATATAATTCAGCGTACCGGAAAGTACGGCCTCCAGTTTCAATATATGGTCACCGCTATTGATCAAGTCGTTCATCGTATTGATGATCGGGAGGCCGGCGCCTACGTTCGTCTCGAACAAGAACTTGATGTCTCGGTGGCGGGCGGTCTCCTTGAGCTTGGTATAATTATCGTAGGAGGAGGAAGCCGCTTCTTTATTAGCCGCCACGACGGATACGTTATTGTTCATCAACGTCTCGTAAAGAGCCGCCACGTCCGGGCTTGCCGTACAGTCCACGAATACGGAGTTGAAGATATTCATCTTTACGATCTCCTCGCATAGATGTTCCGGGTTACTCTCTTCCCCGTTCTCCTTCAGCTCCTCCAGATAATTGTCGAGGTTGATCCCTTCCCGGCATAAAAGGGCTTTCTTGGAGTTTGAGATACCTACGACATTCAGCTTCAAACCGTTTTGCCGCATCAGTTTCGGTTGCTGGATGCGTATCTGTTCCAATAAATTGCCGCCTACGGTTCCTACACCGGCGATGAAAAGGTTCAATACCTTATATTCGGATAGGAAAAAAGAGTCATGAATGGAGTTCAACGCCTTGCGAAGGTATTTATGC from Parabacteroides distasonis ATCC 8503 includes these protein-coding regions:
- a CDS encoding cofactor-independent phosphoglycerate mutase is translated as MKHIIILGDGMADEPIEALGGKTPMQYAKTPYMDKLAELGVTGQMKTVADGFHPGSEVANMAVLGYDLPSVYEGRGVLEAASIGVALQPGEMAMRCNLICVEGDILKNHSSGHISTEEADELIQCLNERLGSDHVKFYTGVSYRHLLVIKGGDKHLDCTPPHDVPLHPFRPLMIKPEVPEARETADLLNELILKSQEILKDHPVNLKRMAAGKDPANSIWPWSPGYRPAMRTMREMYGFGKGSVISAVDLIRGIGVYAGLEVLHVEGATGLYDTNYEGKAHAALEALKTNDFVYLHIEASDEAGHEGDVDLKIKTIEYLDDRAVRIIHEETQKWDEPVAIAILPDHPTPCSIRTHTNTPVPFLIYKPGEQPDSVTTFDEFSVSNGKYGILEKDQFIKEFLND
- the thrC gene encoding threonine synthase; translation: MKYYSTNKQAPVASLEEAVVKGLAGDKGLYMPEYIDSLDEEVIANMKNQSFHEIACTVAQMFFGEDIEPEVLDGIVKDTLSFETPVVPVKDNIYSLELFHGPTLAFKDVGGRFMARLLGYFIKKEGLKQVNVLVATSGDTGSAVANGFLGVPGIHVYVLYPKGKVSPIQECQFTTLGQNITALEIDGTFDDCQALVKSAFMDEELNRHMKLTSANSINVARFLPQSFYYFNAYAQLDKLGKADELVVCVPSGNFGNITAGLFAYWMGLPIKRFVAANNRNDVFLEYLNTGTYTPRPSVATLANAMDVGDPSNFARIIDLFGAFNDPHKEICALISGHRYTDEEIASTMRAVYKETGYILDPHGACGYQGLLDSDLSETETGLFLETAHPAKFKGTVDKILEADIEIPAKLKAFMEGTKQSIELAKDFEGFKSFLMSR